The Leishmania braziliensis MHOM/BR/75/M2904 complete genome, chromosome 10 genome contains a region encoding:
- a CDS encoding thymidylate kinase-like protein — translation MRAVVFSDIASAELSEHIRVIASRSYAEVVYVDVSEGAETDLKTAWHTRYGGALHAPPPARDELDDMKGTFVCYLTEKKTIEDADVVYAVFIAEVLTLILTPSATLTPLMHAAADISVSSRKAVIESLFSVAPSPSSADVIVVEGGDGAGKETQAALLVRQIHASGGEVHALDFPYERGLYGGLVRTVLSGKKGSINELNPQLFSFLYSLNRFGCARQLHFWLRRGSSVVLDRYYTANFGHQASKLPPEEREAFISDLEFMEVELFGLPRATSVLYLDLPPAAALEAMRRDATRKQLDIHETAGGDYKKRVRQTYMWCCEHLPGWHHIMCFGDDGRRLTREEVHTAITRHLRSVGSRVFGAQS, via the coding sequence ATGCGCGCGGTCGTTTTCAGCGATATCGCTTCTGCAGAGCTGAGCGAGCATATCAGAGTCATCGCCTCCAGGTCGTATGCCGAGGTAGTGTATGTGGATGTCTCTGAAGGTGCCGAGACAGACCTGAAAACGGCATGGCATACGCGCTACGGTGGGGCGTTGCACGCCCCGCCACCTGCTCGCGACGAGCTGGACGATATGAAGGGCACCTTTGTGTGCTATCTTACTGAGAAGAAGACCATTGAGGACGCCGATGTGGTGTACGCCGTTTTTATAGCGGAGGTGCTTACTCTCATCCTCACTCCCTCCGCAACCCTGACACCACTGATGCACGCGGCAGCAGACATCAGCGTGTCTTCCAGGAAAGCGGTAATCGAGTCTTTATTTTCAGTGGCGCCGTCACCATCCTCTGCAGATGTGATAGTTGTTGAGGGCGGTGATGGCGCCGGCAAGGAGAcgcaggcagcgctgctggtgcgacAAATTCACGCATCTGGCGGCGAGGTTCACGCGTTAGACTTTCCATACGAAAGAGGTCTGTACGGGGGACTTGTGCGGACGGTGCTTTCTGGCAAGAAAGGATCCATCAATGAACTTAATCCGCAGCTCTTCAGCTTCCTTTACTCCCTTAATCGCTTTGGCTGTGCTCGTCAGCTGCACTTTTGGCTGCGTCGAGGCAGCTCGGTGGTTCTAGACCGGTACTATACGGCGAACTTCGGGCATCAGGCCTCCAAGTTACCCCCAGAAGAGCGGGAGGCATTCATCAGCGACCTCGAGTTCATGGAGGTGGAGTTGTTCGGACTGCCCAGGGCGACATCGGTTCTGTACTTGGATCTACCGCCCGCCGCGGCCCTCGAGGCAATGAGGCGTGATGCGACTCGGAAGCAGCTTGACATTCACGAGACCGCCGGTGGCGACTACAAGAAAAGGGTTCGCCAAACATACATGTGGTGTTGCGAACACCTTCCAGGCTGGCATCACATCATGTGCTTCGGCGACGACGGGCGGCGTCTCACACGGGAGGAAGTGCATACTGCCATCACGCGTCATTTGCGGAGCGTCGGCTCACGTGTGTTTGGCGCGCAATCGTGA
- a CDS encoding dehydrogenase-like protein: MCSPPSLTVRLALPTNGCIVQLISLRKMIHLGNCYIPWLVFTLAELRAVLCQIAFLVAGSAILDPLCRRGVAGGALLACYTVVMFFFQRRLASGFSVRFSSLRAWRSSPKNFRKTSAFLKALKAKKTSAASVSVAGFGAHPVAVITGGERGIGEEVVDQLLREGLDVILCCPFEAAALRTIAKLEARTPNSLLRFLKLNLNDEECVRQSAAAVLEMTPRIDVLINNAGLANPLSYKMNKRGYEVVLSINFLGHALFTELLLERVMASAPSRIVNVASLMHLNACMPGSCKTALDAMTANCDPASPHHTHNYSLSKLLLVCYTRDLARRLRGTDTVAAVVHPGVVLTDIYAFAAVFMKVFLRTVFKFPGEGAEVVLYCTLADGIRSGSFYADCTEYDGLLSPLALDDAHNERLRRVLLRYFALDTSKPTGKLLPEVVESML; the protein is encoded by the coding sequence atgtgctcACCACCATCTCTCACGGTacgtctcgctctccccaCAAACGGTTGCATTGTCCAGCTTATAAGCTTGAGAAAGATGATCCACCTGGGCAACTGCTACATCCCGTGGTTGGTGTTCACGCtcgcggagctgcgcgctgtCCTTTGTCAAATCGCCTTCCTTGTCGCAGGGAGCGCCATACTGGATCCACTTTGCCGCCGCGGCGTTGCTGGGGGCGCCTTGTTGGCCTGCTATACCGTTGTTATGTTCTTCTTCCAGCGGCGCCTCGCCTCCGGCTTTTCggtgcgcttctcttccctgcGCGCGTGGCGGTCGTCGCCGAAGAACTTCAGAAAGACGTCGGCGTTCCTAAAGGCGCTgaaggcaaagaaaacaTCCGCCGCCAGTGTCTCCGTGGCAGGCTTCGGCGCACACCCGGTTGCCGTGATAACGGGAGGAGAACGTGGAATCGGCGAAGAGGTTGTGGACCAGCTTCTGCGCGAGGGCTTGGACGTCATTCTCTGTTGTCCAttcgaggcggcagcgctgcgcaccATCGCGAAGCTGGAGGCTCGCACCCCAAACTCGTTGCTACGCTTTCTTAAGCTGAACCTCAACGATGAGGAATGTGTGCGCCAGAGCGCCGCGGCAGTGCTGGAAATGACGCCACGGATCGATGTGCTCATCAATAACGCCGGATTGGCCAACCCGCTGTCGTACAAGATGAACAAGCGTGGTTACGAAGTGGTGCTGTCGATCAACTTCCTCGGCCACGCTCTCTTCACGGAACTCCTACTGGAGCGGGTGATGGCCAGTGCCCCCTCTCGCATTGTTAACGTAGCATCGCTCATGCACCTCAACGCGTGTATGCCAGGCTCATGCAAGACCGCGCTCGACGCCATGACCGCCAACTGCGATCCTGCGTCACCCCATCACACGCACAACTACAGCCTTTCCAAGTTGCTTCTTGTGTGCTACACTCGCGATTTGGCGAGGCGTCTCCGCGGGACGGACACCGTTGCGGCAGTGGTACACCCGGGTGTGGTGCTCACGGACATCTACGCGTTTGCCGCCGTCTTTATGAAAGTTTTTTTGCGAACGGTGTTCAAGTTTCCAGGTGAGGGCGCCGAGGTGGTGCTCTACTGCACCTTGGCGGACGGCATTCGCAGCGGCTCGTTCTACGCGGACTGCACTGAGTACGACGGTCTGCTCTCTCCGCTCGCTCTCGATGATGCGCACAACGAGCGCCTCCGACGCGTCTTGCTGCGCTACTTCGCACTGGACACCTCAAAACCGACAGGCAAGTTGCTGCCAGAGGTCGTGGAGTCAATGCTgtga
- a CDS encoding putative ribosomal protein l35a: protein MATSKIHSQRSKKLHQLSAKTSKVNRNRKAPRLYMKGTLAGYTRGLYGQTKQTALVRVENVNTREDAKWYVGKRICYVYHGKKVKRCVRWSKAPARRSTTRALWGRVTRPHGNAGMVRVKFNGASVPASAIGRRIRVYLYPSQI, encoded by the coding sequence ATGGCTACCTCAAAGATCCACTCTCAGCGCAGCAAGAAGCTGCACCAGCTGTCTGCCAAGACAAGCAAGGTGAACCGCAACCGCAAGGCACCTCGTCTCTACATGAAGGGCACGCTGGCCGGCTACACACGCGGCCTCTACGGTCAGACCAAGCAGACTGCACTAGTACGCGTCGAAAACGTCAACACCCGCGAGGACGCCAAGTGGTACGTGGGCAAGCGCATCTGCTACGTCTACCACGGCAAAAAGGTCAAGCGGTGTGTACGCTGGAGCAAGGCGCCCGCACGTCGCAGCACAACCCGTGCGCTCTGGGGTCGCGTGACACGCCCGCATGGTAACGCCGGTATGGTGCGCGTGAAGTTCAACGGCGCATCTGTGCCGGCGTCCGCCATTGGTCGGCGTATCCGTGTGTACCTGTACCCAAGCCAGATCTAA